ACCCCGGCGCAGGTCGCGACCGCAGCCCCCGCTGCTGCGGCCTGATCCGTGCAGATGATGACCCCGGCCACGCCAGGTATGACGCCCGCTGTGCTGATCGTCCTGATGCTCGTCGGGGTCATCATCACCCTTGGCTTTGTCCTGGTCATGTCCCGCCACCGCAACCTTGCCATCCGCCACGAGGCGCTGGCGCAGGATGTCGGCACGCTCAAGGCCACCATGACCACGGTATCCGCCCAACTGCTGGAAATCAGCCAGGACGGGAAACACAACGCGGAATTGCTCCGCACCATCATTCGCGGAACCATTGAGTCCGCCAGCAGGAAATAACCATGAGCGCCGCCGAAGCCCTGATTGAAGACCGCCGCCTGCGCATCCTGAAATCCCTTGAGGAAATGCAGGACCGCCGCCTGAACGAGGACGTGCTTGTGCGCATGATTGCCGCAAGCGGCCAGTCCATCGACATCGACACCCTGCGTGCCGACCTGACATTCCTTCAGCATCAGGGCTGCGTCGCCATCGAGAAGCTGCCCCGCATGCATGGCGACCTGTGGGTGGTGAACATGACCGACAAGGGCGCGCGCGTGGCATCTGGCGTGCAGCGCCTGCATGGTGTCGCCCGCAACCTGATGTTCTGACCCATGGCGCGTCCTTCATCCATCGAGCGCGAAGACGAGGAAATCCGCGAGGAAATCGCGAAGGCCCGCGCGCACGGCATGACGATCGACGAAATCCTTGCCCTTCTGCGTGAAGGCTACGGCAAGGATTTCAGCCGGTCCGCCATGGGCCGCCATTGCCAGAAGCTGGATAAGCTGGGTGCCAAGGCGCGCCAGTCGCGCATGGTGGCCGAAGCCCTTGCGCGCCAGATGGGCGACGCAAACGTATCGCGCCACATGCGGGCCAATGTCGAGATGCTGCATGGCGTCATGCTCAACCTGTTTTTGGCAGCGGAAAGCCCGGACGGGACCGCCAGCAAGAAGGGTGCCGAAGCCCTGAATGGTGATCCCGAAGGGCTGATGTTCCTTGCCAAGACGCTGGACCACCTGGCCAAGGCCAGCAAGACGGACACGGAATTCGTGGCGAAAATCGAGGAACAGCACGAAGCGCGCCTGCGCAGGCAGGTGGAACAGACCGTCACTGCCAACGCCAGACGCCAGGGCCTGTCCGCCGAAAGCGTGGCCGCGATGCTGGATGGTGCATTCGGGGTAAAGAAATGACCGCAACCACCAGCCCGATCTTCCTGCAATACCAGTCCGCCACCATGGAGGCGGTCATGAACAACCGCGTGGTGGTGGTGGAAAAGTCCCGCCGCACCGGCCTGTCGTGGGCTGCGTCGTTCATTGCCGACCTTGTGGCGGGCATGGACCCTGCCGCTGGCGGCATGGATGTGTTCTACATGGGCTATAATCTGGAAATGGCCCGCGAGTTCATTGATTACTGCGCGGAGCACGCGACGATGCTTCAGGTCGTCGCCAATTCGGTCAATGAATCGTTCTTCCGTGATCCGGGAAACCCTGAAAAGGACATCAAGGTTTTCCGCATGGATATGGGATCGGGCAGCAAGATACTGGCCCTGCCATCCGTGCCGCGCGCCCTGCGTGGCATGCAGGGGCTGGTCATTATTGATGAAGCAGCCTTCCATGATGACCTGGACGAACTGCTGAAGGCCGCCCTGGCGCTGCTGATGTGGGGCGGCAAGGTGCTGATCATCAGCACGCATGACGGCGATACCAACCCGTTCAACACGCTGGTCCAGGGCATCCGTGCTGGCCGCAATCCTTACCGCCTGCTGCGCATTACGTTCGATGACGCCCTGCGCGACGGCCTGTATCGCAAGATATGCCAGAAATCCGGGGAGGAATGGAGCGCGGAGAAAGAGGCGGCGTGGCGGCAGGAGATTGTCCAGTATTACGGCGATGACGCCGAGGAAGAACTGTTCTGCATCCCGTCACCCAGCACCGGCAGCGCCATCCCGCTTGCGCTGATCGAGGCGCGGACGGTGGAGAACATCCCCGTGGTCCGCTGGTCGTGCAAGGCGGAATTTGCCCTTGCCCCCGATGCGGTGCGCGCCAGTGAAACCCAGCGGTTCTGCGAAAGCGAACTGCTGCCCCTGCTGGCTGCACTGGACCCGAAGACGCCGCATGTCTTTGGCGAGGATTTCGCCCGTTCTGGTGACCTGACGGTGATCTGGCCCATGGCGGTGGAACGTTCCCTGCTGCGCCGCACGCCCTTCATCGTGGAACTGCGCAACGTGCCGTTCGAGCAGCAGAAACAGATCCTGTGGTTCATCCTTGACCGCCTGCCGCGCCTGCGCGCGGGCAAGATGGACGCGACCGGCAATGGACAGTGGCTGGGCGAAGTGACGGTCCAGCGATACGGCAGCCGGATTGAGGCCGTGAAGATGTCCGAGGGCTGGTACCGCGACAACATGCCCGCCTTCAAGGCGGCGTTCGAGGACGCGCGCATTACCGTTCCGGCTGATCGGGAAATCCATGATGACATCCGCGCCCTGAAGGTGGTGCGCGGCGTGATCCGCGTGCCTGACCAGCGTGCGACCAGCAAGGATGGCAGCAAGCGCCATGGCGACGCCGCCGTGGCCGGTGCGCTGGCCTATGCCGCCAGCCGCGCCGAACCCGAGGAATACGGCTACCGCGCCGTCCCGTCCCCTTTTGCGCCAGGCGGCCTGTCTTCTGACCCCGACCGCTGGCCCATTGAGGACGAGATCGCGGCAGATCGCGGCGGTATCCGCATGGCCAATTTTGGTTTGAGAGGAAGCGTGCAGCTATGACCTACGCCCCATGGATTGCGGCAGGCGTGATTGCCATCATCGCCTTCATCAGCTTCCTGCTGATCCGCAATGACGCGAAGAAAGCCCAGAAAGGCACGGACGAAAGCAGCGCCGTCGCCACCGCGCAGGATACGACCACCGTTGTGGCCGCCATGGCGCAGGCCGGTGCGGACGCGCCCACCACCGACAGGGCGCTGGACGCCCGGCTGGATGCGGGGACGGCATGACCGATCCCCAGCCCCATTACCCCAGACTGTCGGACCTGGTGCTCAATGATCTGGCACGCCTCCAGAAGCCTCGCCCGCCTCGTGATCCGCGCCTTGGCGCGGCAATACTGGCCATTACGATTTCTGCCCTGGCTGTTCTGGCTCTGGCGGGCTGCGCGCACCCTGCGATGCGCCCGGTCTGCATCCCTCTGAAAGCCTACTCAGCGGGTGATGAGAAGGCTCTTGAAGCCGAACTGAAGGCGCATCCCGACATGCCGGTCACGCATGATGTTGTCCGTAACTGGCTGGGCATGCGTGATGAGGACCGGGCATGTCTCGCAAAGGCACGCACGGCCCCTGTCGGGCCATGAGCCGCACATCACGCAAGGTGCGGCGCATCGTGGCGGCGGTTGCCATGCGCCCGCGCCAGACCG
This portion of the Komagataeibacter sp. FNDCF1 genome encodes:
- a CDS encoding phage protein Gp27 family protein, with the protein product MARPSSIEREDEEIREEIAKARAHGMTIDEILALLREGYGKDFSRSAMGRHCQKLDKLGAKARQSRMVAEALARQMGDANVSRHMRANVEMLHGVMLNLFLAAESPDGTASKKGAEALNGDPEGLMFLAKTLDHLAKASKTDTEFVAKIEEQHEARLRRQVEQTVTANARRQGLSAESVAAMLDGAFGVKK